The Euphorbia lathyris chromosome 3, ddEupLath1.1, whole genome shotgun sequence genome contains a region encoding:
- the LOC136222352 gene encoding histone H3.3-like isoform X2 — MARTKQTARKCTGGKAPRKQLAVARLSAPPTTIGGRLKRPHRYRPGTVALREIRKYQKSTDLLIRKMPFQRLVREIAQHYKNDLRFQSHAVLALQEAAEAYLVGVFEDTNLCAIHAKRVTIMPKDVQLARRICSERL, encoded by the exons ATGGCTCGTACTAAGCAAACTGCTCGTAAATGCACTGGTGGAAAGGCTCCCAGGAAGCAACTCGCA GTTGCTAGGTTATCGGCTCCTCCAACTACTATTGGAGGACGACTCAAGAGACCACATCGTTACCGTCCTGGAACTGTGGCCCTCCG AGAAATCAGAAAGTATCAAAAGAGCACTGATCTTTTGATCCGTAAAATGCCATTTCAGAGGCTTGTTCGTGAAATTGCTCAACATTACAAA AATGATTTGAGGTTCCAGAGCCATGCGGTGCTTGCACTTCAGGAGGCTGCAGAGGCTTACTTGGTTGGTGTGTTTGAGGATACTAATCTCTGCGCTATTCATGCAAAGCGGGTAACGATAATGCCTAAGGACGTCCAACTTGCCAGGCGGATCTGTAGTGAACGTCTATAG
- the LOC136222352 gene encoding histone H3.3a-like isoform X1, producing the protein MARTKQTARKCTGGKAPRKQLAAKVARLSAPPTTIGGRLKRPHRYRPGTVALREIRKYQKSTDLLIRKMPFQRLVREIAQHYKNDLRFQSHAVLALQEAAEAYLVGVFEDTNLCAIHAKRVTIMPKDVQLARRICSERL; encoded by the exons ATGGCTCGTACTAAGCAAACTGCTCGTAAATGCACTGGTGGAAAGGCTCCCAGGAAGCAACTCGCAGCAAAG GTTGCTAGGTTATCGGCTCCTCCAACTACTATTGGAGGACGACTCAAGAGACCACATCGTTACCGTCCTGGAACTGTGGCCCTCCG AGAAATCAGAAAGTATCAAAAGAGCACTGATCTTTTGATCCGTAAAATGCCATTTCAGAGGCTTGTTCGTGAAATTGCTCAACATTACAAA AATGATTTGAGGTTCCAGAGCCATGCGGTGCTTGCACTTCAGGAGGCTGCAGAGGCTTACTTGGTTGGTGTGTTTGAGGATACTAATCTCTGCGCTATTCATGCAAAGCGGGTAACGATAATGCCTAAGGACGTCCAACTTGCCAGGCGGATCTGTAGTGAACGTCTATAG